The genomic window ACATGTCGTGATGAATCCTTGACGTTATACCTACTTATGTATCTGAAATATAAACATGCAAAGTAGTATGAATaaatatccttaaaataattataaaatgttgaacaaaaaaataaataataaggtcTTGGAATCAGGATGATAATTGTAAACATTAAAACTAAGATATTTTTAACCCCTCTGATGTATATCAGAGATGATCAAATTATAACTCAATCTATCATACGAACgagaaaaacatcatttaaattgTAATCAGAATTCGAAGATGAATATTTACCCAAATTTCAAAGCATCAGATCCGACTAGTAGAGCTTGAACTGTCCATTTAGCTAATTTACACGCATTGTGCTTAAGTTCGTTGGCAAGAACAGCCCCTCTTTGGGTATGCAACTTTTGTCTCCAATCAACATTTCCAGAATATTTAGAATCCCATTCGTTCAATGCTTTGAtattcataaattgtatttcattgtTTGGGCCCGAACAAACGGCATCATGTTCACAACGAGCAATAAGGCGAATATTATTACCCAAGGTCCACATCCTATAACGGTAGCCCACCGAAGCAACCTCACCCTCTTCATCAGGACTCCAGAAAgggttttttcttcaaatttgtaaaCTTCAGAATCAGTTTTCAACACTTGCTGAGAAAAGTTATGGTTGATAAAAGTAGCTTCGAGGGCTAAGTTTTGAGGTGAATTAAGACTGCTTCCTTCATCTTGCGGTGGCTCTGCTGCAGTTTCACTCACAGTGAGTAATCCAAATTCAGTATTGTCACGCTTATCCAAGAAAATTTTATCGCTTATCTTTTGAACAACTATGTCCCACGAGTACACTGAGCGGTGAGCGCACATCAAAGTAGCCAGAATAATATCAGTTGCAAAAACATTAGCTTCAGGGTGTGATTTACTAAGCTTGCGAATAATGGGATCATCAGTGGTAGTAACAGTATGAAAGACAcgatttattctttttagtgGTCTTTCACTCTTAATATTAACACGATCATAGGATTTGTTGTAGTATTCTAAGGATCCACAACAGAGAAGATCTTCTGGTTCGGCAATGTTTGGTAATGACAATTTGCTAAGCTGTGTTTTCTCGATCTCTTCGATGACTGTCCAATCTCCTTTCACTGTCACAGACGCTTCTCTTTGCTTGATTTGAACAGGTTTGTTGTAATTTTGGCGCCCTCGTTGCCATTTACGAACCTGACGAATGCGTTctctaagaaaaaaacaaagaaatgcTCACTACTAAAGACGAAATGGGAAAATGGGACTTGCATTACCTCTCCTTGTTCATTTGACCCTTGCTCAGGACTTGGACTCCATCCGTGTTCTTAGCATTGGGCCACCTCATGTGAGGACCTCCGCGGAAGTTATTCCCCATTCCACGACCGCCGCGGAAGTATCTTCCCCGCCCATAGAGTGGACGCGTCATCTTGGACGTATCCACCAGTTGGAGCGATTTTTCGTCCTCCTTGTAGTAGTAGGCGTAGGTCGTGCCTCCAGCACCGAACTGAGAGTTGTACTTGTTCACATGTCGCCGGTCAGAGTAGGTGTTGCCCGTCCAATCCGATATCTTCCCAAGGCGATCAGACTTGGAAAAGGGCTGATAAGGCATGCCCTTGAACTGAGGAGGGATGGACGAGGGACCCCATCCCGTGGGATTGTATTGTACCTTACTAATCTCGAATTTCTCTCCCATTCCATTATCACTTCATGCTTTTCCCCTTCCCTTCGTTCTTGCGGGAGGAATGAGGAACCTACAGAAAGAAGATGCGAAAACTCACACCGCTAGAGGGAGACACTCCACGTGTGTTACTGCTCCAGCCATCGCTGTTGTGTAGCGTACGTGTGGCTTCTctagcttatttatttattagagttGTGatcaattattctatttttataggaCGAAGggtttttataatcatatacttcttttttctttattttttactataagcTTCTTGTtgtaatactatctggagggtGGGGTACAAGCTCAAATCTAGCAGTCTGTAGtggtcaaaaatataatttttcatgagAAATTCCCGTTGGTAAACTCTTAtgatttttgtacattataagGCTATATTATTTGTCGtagatgtaattttatattaacatcgCAACTCTTctattttgggataatatttgaaatcctaaaaaattaatgtatacaATTCGAAATGAAAGTAGATGTATTTTATAGGGTTTTCTAAAgtgaaataagttataaaaaaaatattgaaatactaatttaaactgataaatttgtccttcaaaaataaaatttcaaggtCAAATCATGTCTGTAGAAGATTATGTAGTaggtttcattcaaataatatgaaatattatatcctaCATTGATGTTTCAATACTAATGTGAAAAATTCTAACTAGTCAAATATGcattataccaaaaatatattgatttgaagttaaagtataaattattctttaagaaATATCTTTGTTTGAACTGTTAGATCGTGAAAGGCTTATAACATCGTGAAAGGCTTATAACATTATTAACCGCATTGTACAAATACTGTACcaactttatgaattaatcacaTCAATCCAAAGATCaatcgaagaataatatttcacaaagtttaattatttgaataaaatttataacataatgatcttgtacaaactgaagttgatactttatttttgaaaaacaaatttatcagtttaaataataaatttgataatattttgaacctCTACGTTAGaaaacactttaaaataaatctagttttattatacattaagtcaagaacaaatttttggaatttcaagcAGGGCTGAAGAGTCGGTgcaaaatttatagctatatacagagccaaggactcctgtaagcaggacagGACACTGCGCTCACGCGTTTCCAATATGGGTGTATTTTATGGAATGTCTCTCCCCAAgtgtttttctacaaaataaagggtttttaaaagtattttgctaggaaaaatcatcaaaataataaagatgagtttatatatttctaatagaagtggtagttattagtactttaatcaaaataaacattaaaaacatataaaaaagaaaaggcacaatcaaaaagtacaaagttggtccaagtctacaagtcagGTGATTtcgattgaaatttagctttttttctattagcttctgaaCTCTTAGCTGCCATTCTctgttttgttaaaaatcggatgtcatcattcagtttagCACTGAAATTTTTACAcatgacattaaacaaagcgaatgtaattctttgaagaaaagctgaccaGGAGTATCCTTCCTTgcactttactcccacaacggcgataatgtcagagtttaaactgtcctgCATCCTGTCAAGgaatgtggcaacaaatgaagctctaggatttggGGTGCCAAGTAAACTGGTTTTTCTCTTCAGGAGTAACTGTGATGTAAGAGAATATGGAGTGagcataaagacaggagaggtagagaaggtcgGATGGAGTCGACAACCCCCCCTCTGCTCATTATGTCGATGAACTCTTTCAGGTCTACATGCTGATTGGTTGGCCTATCGAAGGTTATTTAGTCCGTAGGTGTGTCTCTGATGACCATTAACTCTTAGTATGATGTACAGctgatcttttttttccaaaaaaaaccaatatacccGGCAACAAAGTAGAGAGCATTACTCTCTCACTTGGAAGCTAGTTCCTGGAGGTCATCTGGTTGCCAGTTAGTAAAAATGAGCTCAGCTTTTACCAGGTCTTCATCCAGCAGACCTTTATTTTCTGAAGTAGTCagacctgaaaatttaaaaaagtcaaatattgttatgatattattatattctgaaaataattaataacaaaataaagaagctcgctattaacaaatatcttatttacctgaGAATTTGATAAGACTCAGAATACAAATCTTTTTCTCTGCTTCCAGGATCTGTCTCACGCTGATGTTGTAGATACCTCCACTTAGTTGTTTGTACCATCTGAACCTTCTTTCGATGTGAACAGACTGGAACATGCTGAGGAGTACATAGGAGAAGTCTTCATCTAGGAGAAGATACTCTGCCAGATCTGCTGCAGCAAGGCACGTCGGCTTTGTTGCTAGGAAGGCCTCTGAGGCCAGGTGATTTACTGTTTTGCCACTCGATGAGAAAGTTGACAAAATCTCTCAAGAAAGAGAGGCCAAGTTTGTTCTTCTCAGATATCGGTTCCGAAAGCTCATCTCTCTTTTCGTAGCTAACTCCAGGTCTCTTGACTTTTAGGATATTCTACATAGTCCTCATCTGACATTCTCCTACATGAGTGCGGTTGAAAGAAGACAAGGTGAATATTATCTAGGTGTTGGTTTGGTGAAGAGGAGAGCCATTTGTTCACGAATGAAAGAGAGCTTAGAAGCTTTCTTAGGTTCAATCTCTGAGGAGTTGAGAAACTTCCccaactttttgaaaatgtcttCCCAGGTCTATGTttgattcaattcttcttttgctcCCAGAAAGGAAACCAAATTGATGGCTTGAATCACAGTGTTGACCTTGCCTTCTGAGGTGATGTGTGACACTGCCTTTTTGTCAATCAACACACCATAGTGGTACATTTTGAATGTCATATCTGTCTCAAACTTAAGTGatacaaaagtaatatttattgactatgcaATATTGTAGAACCTattgatcatacccaagtctttaagtgaagaaactaatgtcagacaaactcgttgcga from Lepeophtheirus salmonis chromosome 1, UVic_Lsal_1.4, whole genome shotgun sequence includes these protein-coding regions:
- the LOC121117497 gene encoding LOW QUALITY PROTEIN: eukaryotic translation initiation factor 3 subunit D-like (The sequence of the model RefSeq protein was modified relative to this genomic sequence to represent the inferred CDS: inserted 1 base in 1 codon), coding for MGEKFEISKVQYNPTGWGPSSIPPQFKGMPYQPFSKSDRLGKISDWTGNTYSDRRHVNKYNSQFGAGGTTYAYYYKEDEKSLQLVDTSKMTRPLYGRGRYFRGGRGMGNNFRGGPHMRWPNAKNTDGVQVLSKGQMNKERERIRQVRKWQRGRQNYNKPVQIKQREASVTVKGDWTVIEEIEKTQLSKLSLPNIAEPEDLLCCGSLEYYNKSYDRVNIKSERPLKRINRVFHTVTTTDDPIIRKLSKSHPEANVFATDIILATLMCAHRSVYSWDIVVQKISDKIFLDKRDNTEFGLLTVSETAAEPPQDEGSSLNSPQNLALEATFINHNFSQQVLKTDSEVYKFXRKNPFWSPDEEGEVASVGYRYRMWTLGNNIRLIARCEHDAVCSGPNNEIQFMNIKALNEWDSKYSGNVDWRQKLHTQRGAVLANELKHNACKLAKWTVQALLVGSDALKFGYISRYNVKDSSRHVILGTQHFKPAKFANQINLSLDNAWGIVRCIVDLVMAQKDGKYLIVKDPNKHVIRLYDIPDNTFESEEDTDDSDEDISSEEYN